A stretch of the Verrucomicrobiia bacterium genome encodes the following:
- a CDS encoding nuclear transport factor 2 family protein, producing MSDNNKSILKKANAAIAQGDNEGFLSFCSEDTEWKYVGDKTLKGKDAVRRYLEASKEPPKFTVTDLIAEGDFVTALGDITMKDEDGKMVHQSYCDVWRFRYGKMAELRAFVIKTES from the coding sequence ATGTCAGACAATAATAAATCGATCTTAAAGAAGGCAAACGCGGCCATCGCTCAAGGCGACAACGAGGGATTCTTGTCGTTCTGCAGCGAGGACACGGAATGGAAGTATGTCGGCGACAAGACCCTTAAGGGGAAAGATGCCGTTCGTCGGTATCTTGAAGCTTCTAAGGAGCCTCCAAAATTTACCGTCACTGATTTGATCGCAGAGGGGGATTTTGTCACGGCGCTTGGCGACATAACAATGAAGGACGAAGACGGAAAGATGGTTCATCAATCATACTGCGACGTCTGGCGCTTCCGCTACGGTAAAATGGCCGAACTAAGAGCCTTCGTCATTAAAACCGAAAGTTAA